Proteins from a genomic interval of Acinonyx jubatus isolate Ajub_Pintada_27869175 chromosome B4, VMU_Ajub_asm_v1.0, whole genome shotgun sequence:
- the PRR13 gene encoding proline-rich protein 13 → MWNPNAGPPGPNPYPPNLGYPGGSNPAHPPPVNPAYPPGPFPTPPEAPQGNPAFPPGGPPHPVPQPGYPGCQPLGPYPPPYPPPAPGMPPVNPLAPGMVAPGMVMDKKMRKKMKKAHKKMHKHHKHGKHSSSSSSSSSSDSD, encoded by the exons ATGTGGAATCCCAATGCCG GACCACCAGGGCCAAATCCATATCCTCCTAACCTTGGGTACCCTGGAGGTTCCAATCCTGCCCACCCACCGCCTGTAAATCCTGCCTATCCTCCAGGCCCCTTTCCAACTCCTCCAGAAGCTCCCCAGGGGAATCCAGCTTTTCCCCCCGGTGGGCCCCCTCATCCTGTGCCACAACCAGGGTATCCAGGATGCCAACCCCTAggtccctacccacctccctacCCACCACCTGCTCCTGGCATGCCTCCTGTGAATCCCTTGGCACCTGGCATGGTAGCACCAGGAATGGTGATGGACAAGAAGATgcggaagaaaatgaagaaagctcATAAAAAGATGCACAAACACCACAAACATGGCAAG cattcctcctcctcctcctcctcttccagcaGTGACTCTGACTGA